DNA sequence from the Paenibacillus physcomitrellae genome:
CGGGGCAGTGATCCTTTATATAAAGGATTGCTGCAGGTTGCGGTCGGGCTGTTCCATTTTCGGGACGGCAATGTGGCGGGCAGTCTGAAAATGATGCGCTCCGCCGCTGCCAAACTGGCCGGTTATCCACCGGACAGTTTGGGCATTAAGCTGGGAAAGCTGCGCGATGAGCTTGAAGTTTATGTGAAGCGGCTCTCCGATTATCAAGAGCAGCCGTTTGATTATTATGATTTGACGATTGAAATCAGTGATCCTGAGCTGGCTAAGGCTGTGGAGCAGGCTTCGCCGCTGGTGAAAGCGAACGTGCCCTTACAGCTTAAGCGGCAGAGGGGTCCTAAACATGAACTGCGAGGAAAAGACCGTACCTAGAGGGGAACTCCGGGTACGGCATTTTTTCCTTGTGGGGGATTTTGAATCGGCAATCGATTTTGTCAGGTGAAAGGGTGTCACTATGAGCGTTACGCTTCCTCCACTTTTCTTGGAGCGAATGCAGACTTTACTCGGGGAAGAATACCCGGATTTTGCTGCTTCTTACGATCATCCCCGGTATGCGGGAATCAGAATCAATACGTTAAAAATCAGTCCGGAGGCATTTGCCAAGCTGACTCCTTTTGAGTTAAAGCCCGTACCCTGGTGCGAAACCGGCTACTATATCGAAGAAGGACGGAAGCCCGGCAAACATCCTTATTATCATGCGGGCCTTTATTATATTCAGGAGCCCAGTGCAATGGCTCCAGCAGAAGCGCTGGATGTACAGCCGGGAGACCGGGTGCTTGATCTGTGCGCCGCTCCTGGCGGGAAATCCACGCAAATTGCCGCCAGGCTTCAGGGCCAAGGTGTGCTGGTCACGAATGACGTCAGCGAACTGCGAACGAAAGCATTGGCTAAAAATATGGAGCTTTATGGCGTTAAGAATGCCATCGTGCTGAATGAAAGCCCGGAACGTATTCTCCAGGCGTTCCCCGGCTATTTCAACAAAATTCTGATCGACGCCCCCTGTTCGGGAGAAGGCATGTTCCGCAAGGATGAAGATATGGCCCGTCAATGGGAGAAGCACTCCGTCGAGGTTTGTTCTGTCATGCAGCGCGATATTTTGAAATCAGCAGCCGGTATGCTGGCACCGGGAGGAACGATCGTCTATTCAACCTGCACCTTTGCACCGGAAGAAGATGAGGCCCAGATTGCCGAATTTCTGACCCGGCACCCGGATTTTGAAGTGGTTCCCCTGCCCGCGGAATGGGGACTGGCTAAAGGCCGTCCTGATTGGCTGCACCCGCCTTATATGAACGAGGAGCAGGACGTCTACACGGATGAAGCTGCAGCGCAAACGGGAGATACCGGCCGGCTTTGGCCGCATCGCATTAAGGGTGAAGGCCACTTTGTGGCTGTTCTGCGGCATACGGGCCAACCAGTCCAGGCTCAGAATGCGGATCAGATACAAGCCCAGGATCAGGATCTGATTCAGGAAGATTCCTGGCTCCCGGTCAAACCAGTCGAACCCGCCAAGTTATCGAACCCGGCCAAGCCGGTCCAATCAGGCAAGTCCAAAACGGGTAAAACGGATAAAGGCAAAGGCCGCGGCAAACGGCAGGAGTCCGGAGCCGCTGGCGTCATGCTGAACCAGGAGGAGCTGCTGGCCGCCTGGCGCCAGTTCGCCGGGCAAAACTTATCGGATAAGGCCGGAACGGCCGGTTATCCCGTTTTTTTCGGAACAAATCTTTATCTGTCACCGCTGGATCCGTATCGGCTAAACGGATTAAAAACCGTGAGACCCGGCTGGTATGTCGGTTCGGCCAAGAACGGCCGATTTGTGCCCGGACAGCCTCTAGCCGCGGCGTTA
Encoded proteins:
- a CDS encoding DUF309 domain-containing protein; its protein translation is MMKYEELYLAYLIYFNRDRDYFECHEVLEELWLARGSDPLYKGLLQVAVGLFHFRDGNVAGSLKMMRSAAAKLAGYPPDSLGIKLGKLRDELEVYVKRLSDYQEQPFDYYDLTIEISDPELAKAVEQASPLVKANVPLQLKRQRGPKHELRGKDRT
- a CDS encoding RsmB/NOP family class I SAM-dependent RNA methyltransferase, with product MSVTLPPLFLERMQTLLGEEYPDFAASYDHPRYAGIRINTLKISPEAFAKLTPFELKPVPWCETGYYIEEGRKPGKHPYYHAGLYYIQEPSAMAPAEALDVQPGDRVLDLCAAPGGKSTQIAARLQGQGVLVTNDVSELRTKALAKNMELYGVKNAIVLNESPERILQAFPGYFNKILIDAPCSGEGMFRKDEDMARQWEKHSVEVCSVMQRDILKSAAGMLAPGGTIVYSTCTFAPEEDEAQIAEFLTRHPDFEVVPLPAEWGLAKGRPDWLHPPYMNEEQDVYTDEAAAQTGDTGRLWPHRIKGEGHFVAVLRHTGQPVQAQNADQIQAQDQDLIQEDSWLPVKPVEPAKLSNPAKPVQSGKSKTGKTDKGKGRGKRQESGAAGVMLNQEELLAAWRQFAGQNLSDKAGTAGYPVFFGTNLYLSPLDPYRLNGLKTVRPGWYVGSAKNGRFVPGQPLAAALRPEESLRSVRLSLEDGEAVRYLKGETLQVSEDRLNCLNDSQPKGYVLVGIGDYSLGWAKWQDGMLKNEYPAGWRWT